The following proteins are co-located in the Desulfatitalea tepidiphila genome:
- a CDS encoding DUF4186 family protein has translation MSDDFITTRLAPWHRRWRYPKNDGKQTPMRGHSVFIAGL, from the coding sequence TTGTCCGATGATTTCATCACCACCAGGTTAGCACCTTGGCACCGGCGCTGGCGTTACCCGAAAAATGATGGCAAGCAGACGCCGATGAGAGGGCACTCGGTGTTTATTGCCGGCCTGTAA
- a CDS encoding HU family DNA-binding protein: MNKLELIQALKDSQNLTRIEATKCVDIFFGEMTKALEKGDRVEIRGLCSFHVKKYDSYAGRNPRSGETVVVKPKKLPFFKAGTELKQRVDK; this comes from the coding sequence ATGAACAAACTCGAACTGATCCAGGCCCTGAAAGATTCCCAGAACCTGACCAGGATCGAAGCAACCAAGTGCGTCGATATATTTTTTGGTGAAATGACCAAGGCGCTCGAAAAGGGTGACCGGGTTGAAATCCGGGGATTGTGCAGCTTTCATGTCAAGAAATATGATTCTTATGCAGGGCGCAATCCCAGATCGGGTGAGACGGTCGTTGTTAAACCCAAGAAGCTGCCGTTTTTCAAGGCGGGAACGGAGTTGAAGCAGCGGGTGGACAAATAG
- a CDS encoding ATP-dependent helicase, which produces MSELNPKQQEAAQFKEGIAAVIAIPGSGKTKTMLERIKYLVTEYGIPPEHILGLTFTRNAADEMRSRLVPVLGEMSSRVRLSTIHSFCLHLLKVEGKVFEILSGKEQLVFIKNVMKGLKLKDLTVGTVLREISLAKNNIIDPLEFKALFEGDKTMMRISEIYQAYDEAKEHKLLLDFDDLLLETYFLLRDNDEVRAKYQGSFQSILVDEFQDTNPVQFELLRLLIREDSGHDPASFWVAGDDHQAIYSFTGASVGNILNFQSMFPGSRQFILDLNYRSTPQILRACQNLIRHNVKQIHKELKTDNADGDDVVVLEASNEETEAMGVVNEIVDLIERRGYQYSDIAVLYRANFQSRYVEEAFLQNKIPYHIQSGRTFYDRYEVKCLLDYLRVIHAPDSDEADEALLNILNVPVRYVSNQVKDQLKEYCRKRGIHLYAGLKSLIITVPFVRKLVKEMVAFMDPLIESAETLEPVQVIQKIRIIWDYDRFIVDEDIPSPDDIKISNINQLQLAAARYSNIAAFLEYADSFTDETVSDDKEGVSLMTVHKAKGLEFAVVFVIGLVEGLMPSGKGNLEEERRICFVAISRAMKLLFVSYPLNYLGQPAKKSQFLDEMLGKRDVDLHKSAA; this is translated from the coding sequence ATGAGCGAATTGAATCCCAAACAACAGGAAGCGGCACAGTTTAAAGAGGGCATTGCCGCTGTGATTGCCATTCCGGGATCAGGAAAAACGAAAACCATGTTAGAGCGCATAAAATACCTCGTAACTGAATACGGCATACCGCCCGAACATATCCTGGGATTGACCTTTACCAGAAATGCAGCCGACGAAATGCGATCACGCCTGGTGCCGGTATTAGGGGAGATGTCATCACGGGTCCGGTTGTCCACCATCCATTCATTCTGTCTGCATCTGCTCAAGGTCGAGGGCAAAGTCTTTGAAATCCTATCCGGCAAAGAGCAGCTGGTGTTCATCAAAAACGTCATGAAAGGTCTGAAGTTAAAGGATTTGACTGTGGGCACCGTGCTGAGAGAAATCTCTTTGGCCAAAAACAACATCATCGACCCGTTAGAGTTTAAAGCGCTTTTTGAAGGGGATAAGACCATGATGCGCATTTCCGAGATCTATCAGGCATACGATGAAGCCAAGGAACACAAACTACTTCTGGATTTTGATGACCTGCTTCTTGAAACCTACTTTCTGCTGCGGGATAACGATGAAGTACGAGCGAAATACCAGGGCAGCTTTCAATCGATCCTCGTCGATGAATTCCAGGACACCAACCCGGTGCAATTCGAGTTGCTGCGCCTGTTGATTCGGGAAGACAGCGGTCATGATCCGGCAAGCTTCTGGGTAGCTGGCGATGATCATCAAGCGATCTATTCATTTACCGGTGCATCCGTTGGCAATATCCTCAACTTTCAATCGATGTTTCCCGGCTCCCGTCAGTTCATTCTCGACTTGAACTATCGTTCCACACCTCAGATCCTGCGTGCCTGTCAAAACCTGATCCGTCACAACGTCAAGCAGATCCATAAGGAATTAAAGACCGACAACGCCGATGGAGATGATGTCGTTGTGCTCGAAGCGTCCAATGAGGAAACGGAAGCCATGGGCGTGGTCAATGAAATCGTGGATCTTATCGAGCGCCGCGGGTATCAATACAGCGATATTGCCGTGCTCTATCGAGCCAATTTTCAATCCCGGTATGTGGAAGAGGCCTTCTTGCAAAACAAGATCCCGTATCACATTCAAAGCGGGCGCACCTTTTATGATCGATACGAGGTCAAGTGTTTGCTCGACTATCTGCGGGTGATCCATGCCCCTGACAGCGATGAAGCAGACGAGGCGCTACTCAATATCCTCAATGTGCCGGTCCGTTATGTGAGCAACCAGGTCAAGGACCAATTGAAAGAATACTGCCGGAAGCGGGGGATTCATCTGTATGCGGGATTAAAGTCCCTGATCATCACGGTGCCGTTCGTCCGCAAGCTGGTTAAAGAGATGGTGGCATTCATGGATCCGTTGATTGAAAGCGCCGAAACATTAGAGCCCGTGCAGGTCATACAGAAAATTCGCATCATCTGGGACTATGATCGCTTTATCGTGGACGAAGACATTCCAAGCCCAGATGACATCAAGATTTCAAACATCAACCAATTGCAATTAGCGGCCGCCCGTTATTCAAACATTGCCGCCTTTCTCGAATATGCCGACAGCTTCACGGATGAGACAGTCAGCGATGATAAAGAGGGCGTGAGTTTAATGACCGTGCATAAGGCAAAGGGTCTGGAGTTTGCCGTGGTGTTCGTCATTGGTCTGGTTGAGGGACTGATGCCAAGCGGTAAAGGAAACCTTGAAGAAGAAAGGCGCATATGTTTTGTCGCCATCTCAAGGGCCATGAAACTGTTGTTTGTGTCATACCCATTGAACTATCTGGGGCAACCGGCCAAAAAGTCCCAGTTTCTGGATGAAATGCTCGGCAAGCGTGACGTCGACCTGCATAAATCCGCCGCTTAA
- a CDS encoding RecB family exonuclease encodes MVLSELRQTPHLSASSINEYVECSLLYKYGRIDKLPMEFKSDALEFGTCIHRVLEAYYSAKMMGDRMLLKDVHEFFVFTWLDMARGRDDIRYADGNDYNSLLMFGRDLLTAWYTKLPDDDFTILAIEEAFSFNLPGIDIPIIGAMDLVEQDSCGTIIITDFKTSGRAYSKDEVDQNQQLTMYQIAAKQNGYADHEILLRFDTLIKTKTPKFEQYWTTRTELDERRLIKKAAQVWDGISKGVFVANDTSWKCKGCAYKQACDAYLEGEEYDQASHP; translated from the coding sequence ATGGTTTTAAGTGAATTGCGGCAAACGCCCCACCTGTCGGCATCGAGCATCAACGAATATGTGGAGTGCTCGTTGCTGTATAAATACGGGCGCATCGACAAACTGCCTATGGAATTTAAATCCGATGCCCTTGAGTTTGGCACCTGCATTCATCGGGTGCTCGAAGCATATTACAGCGCCAAGATGATGGGGGACCGGATGCTGTTAAAGGACGTGCATGAGTTTTTCGTGTTCACCTGGCTGGATATGGCAAGGGGCCGCGATGACATCCGGTATGCGGACGGTAACGATTACAACTCCCTTTTGATGTTTGGAAGAGATCTACTGACTGCCTGGTATACCAAGTTGCCCGATGACGATTTTACCATATTGGCTATCGAGGAAGCGTTCAGTTTCAACCTGCCGGGCATCGATATTCCCATCATCGGGGCCATGGATCTGGTCGAACAGGACAGCTGCGGCACCATCATCATCACGGATTTTAAAACCAGCGGTCGGGCCTATTCCAAAGACGAAGTCGATCAAAACCAGCAGCTGACTATGTATCAAATCGCCGCCAAACAAAACGGTTATGCCGATCATGAAATTCTGCTTCGATTCGACACCCTGATCAAGACCAAAACGCCCAAATTCGAACAATACTGGACTACCCGAACTGAACTCGATGAACGGCGCCTGATCAAAAAGGCCGCTCAGGTGTGGGACGGGATCTCAAAGGGAGTCTTTGTGGCCAATGACACCAGCTGGAAGTGCAAGGGGTGCGCCTATAAACAGGCATGTGACGCCTATCTGGAAGGAGAGGAATATGACCAAGCGAGCCATCCATGA
- a CDS encoding DUF4156 domain-containing protein, translated as MVIGKVGHNVFFSFDPGWHCALFDVVIFRGNSIIFNEVITKRDDTSGSMAMKNYCLLILLGHITLFGCATAPSPNAAQVQEADQQMVANCKFLGTVTGTSGWGNLASPIGINNAKNEAKEKAAQLNGTHIVWQSIYGGYTSTVTGNAYHCP; from the coding sequence TTGGTCATTGGTAAAGTTGGCCATAATGTTTTCTTTAGCTTTGATCCCGGCTGGCATTGTGCTCTTTTTGATGTGGTCATTTTTAGGGGGAATTCTATTATCTTTAATGAGGTAATCACCAAACGGGACGACACTTCAGGGAGTATGGCTATGAAAAATTATTGTCTATTGATCTTGCTTGGTCACATTACCCTTTTTGGATGCGCAACGGCCCCTTCTCCGAATGCAGCTCAAGTTCAGGAAGCAGATCAACAAATGGTTGCCAATTGTAAATTCTTAGGAACTGTAACCGGAACATCAGGATGGGGGAATCTTGCCTCACCGATCGGGATCAATAATGCCAAAAATGAAGCTAAGGAAAAAGCGGCACAACTAAATGGGACACACATTGTTTGGCAATCAATTTACGGGGGCTATACCTCAACCGTTACCGGCAACGCATATCATTGCCCATAA
- a CDS encoding PAS domain-containing protein has product MESKPSYAELEQRVKELENELQTKEQFFNNILNQIPDIIFVKDDSHRWVMLNEASCNLLGHPRDQLIGKTDYDFHSKEQADVFWEKDNEVLYSESLTVNEELITNAQGVVRTILTKKSVFKDDNGNKFIVGISHDITEKKQAEQALADSQRRLADIIEFLPDPTCVIDIEGRVVAWNRAMEKLSGIKKEEILGKGDYAYSVPFYGEPRPTLIDLVLKPDRDYEKQYLSIKEINGDLFASVAFSSSLGIDGRYFEGTAGKLYDSEGNVVGAIETVRDITAMKRAEQERERLISELQDALANVRTLKGLLPICSACKKIRDDKGYWTRIEAYIKRHAEVDFSHSLCPECAEKLYGHEDWFKKREDKPKK; this is encoded by the coding sequence ATGGAATCGAAACCGTCATACGCAGAATTAGAGCAAAGGGTCAAAGAGCTGGAAAATGAACTTCAAACTAAAGAGCAATTCTTCAACAATATCCTGAATCAGATCCCTGACATCATTTTCGTCAAAGACGACAGTCACCGCTGGGTAATGTTAAATGAAGCTTCGTGCAACCTTCTTGGTCACCCAAGGGATCAATTGATTGGCAAAACCGATTATGATTTCCACTCAAAAGAGCAAGCGGACGTGTTCTGGGAAAAAGACAACGAGGTGCTTTATTCAGAATCTCTCACCGTAAATGAAGAATTGATTACAAACGCTCAAGGAGTTGTTCGAACAATCCTGACCAAAAAATCCGTATTCAAGGACGACAACGGAAATAAATTCATAGTTGGCATCTCCCACGACATCACCGAAAAAAAGCAAGCCGAGCAAGCGCTGGCAGATTCACAACGCCGCCTGGCTGACATCATAGAATTTTTGCCTGATCCAACGTGTGTCATCGACATCGAAGGACGTGTGGTGGCATGGAACCGGGCAATGGAAAAGCTAAGCGGCATCAAGAAGGAAGAGATTCTCGGAAAGGGCGATTATGCCTATTCCGTCCCATTCTACGGAGAACCGCGTCCCACCCTCATCGATTTGGTATTAAAGCCGGATAGGGATTATGAAAAGCAATACCTGTCTATAAAGGAAATTAACGGTGACTTGTTTGCCAGTGTTGCCTTCAGCTCATCACTTGGAATCGACGGAAGATATTTTGAGGGGACCGCTGGAAAGCTTTACGATTCAGAAGGCAATGTGGTCGGGGCAATCGAAACCGTGAGAGACATTACCGCTATGAAACGCGCCGAGCAGGAGCGGGAGCGATTGATATCAGAGCTCCAAGACGCGCTGGCCAATGTTCGGACGCTGAAAGGACTGCTCCCGATCTGTTCAGCGTGCAAGAAAATTCGAGACGACAAGGGATATTGGACCAGGATAGAGGCGTACATAAAAAGACATGCGGAGGTTGATTTCAGCCATAGTCTGTGCCCCGAATGTGCGGAAAAATTGTATGGCCATGAGGATTGGTTTAAAAAACGAGAGGATAAACCCAAAAAATAG
- a CDS encoding DUF5131 family protein — MAKQKIRNPEMGDSGKSWNVVTGCDKYSDGCLNCYAVDQVKWLARLGQDVYIQNGFNLTLHRDRLNWPLTKFAKKPKKPAKSFVTEMGDLFHVNVPDSFIKEVFDVMLQVPQHRFYVLTKRAERFGQLAPQLPWRPWMWAGVTVESDKYLERIDDLKKLPPEVNKFVMMEPLLSPMPKIDLSGIHWVVAGGETNSKGKFRRMDEKWVIDIRDQVKAAGLPFMFKHWSGYKHNSKPALLEGKIWDEYPLTLMRNVN, encoded by the coding sequence ATGGCAAAACAGAAAATTCGAAATCCAGAAATGGGAGATTCCGGCAAGAGCTGGAATGTCGTGACCGGTTGCGACAAATACAGTGATGGTTGTCTGAATTGTTATGCTGTAGATCAGGTTAAATGGTTAGCGAGATTAGGTCAGGACGTCTACATTCAAAATGGGTTCAATCTTACATTGCACCGCGACAGATTGAATTGGCCATTAACCAAATTCGCCAAGAAACCAAAGAAACCCGCTAAGAGCTTCGTAACTGAGATGGGGGATTTATTTCACGTTAATGTCCCTGATAGCTTCATTAAAGAGGTTTTCGATGTGATGCTTCAAGTTCCCCAACACAGATTTTACGTCTTGACCAAACGGGCGGAGCGATTCGGTCAATTAGCGCCGCAACTTCCATGGAGACCCTGGATGTGGGCTGGTGTCACAGTTGAATCCGATAAATATTTGGAAAGAATTGATGATCTCAAAAAACTTCCACCCGAGGTCAATAAATTCGTCATGATGGAACCACTGTTGAGTCCGATGCCAAAAATTGATCTTTCTGGAATTCACTGGGTTGTTGCAGGAGGTGAAACTAACTCAAAAGGGAAATTCCGGCGCATGGATGAAAAATGGGTTATAGACATCAGGGATCAGGTTAAGGCAGCAGGCCTTCCTTTCATGTTCAAGCATTGGTCTGGATATAAGCATAATTCAAAACCGGCGTTGCTTGAAGGTAAGATTTGGGATGAATATCCGTTAACGTTGATGCGAAACGTTAATTGA
- a CDS encoding tyrosine-type recombinase/integrase yields the protein MYLDYCRSSFSAKTYAEKRSLFKRLFKTIAPAMPVTDLKPAKIMTYILEQKEQRSGYASNKDRKNLVAGWNWGMKYMDPPLPGPNPCLVERMAEIRQPRYVPPEEDFWKAYAIAEGQDKVMLLAFLHLAARRGEIFRLTWEDIDFGNSRVRLWTRKRQGGTYEYDWLPMTRELRKSMLWWWEHRPIKDKPHVFLCLDQIEFCREYYGKPFEHRRHLMNRLCDKAGVTRFGFHAIRHLSASLLFNLGYEVSVIQTILRHQSPNTTVRYLHSIGIERVRNALEDLKCSGAEVISMPVNHKQSG from the coding sequence ATGTATCTGGATTATTGCCGGTCAAGCTTTTCAGCCAAAACTTATGCCGAAAAGCGCTCTCTTTTCAAACGCCTGTTCAAAACGATAGCGCCCGCAATGCCGGTTACCGATCTCAAGCCGGCAAAGATTATGACCTACATCCTTGAACAGAAGGAGCAGCGCTCCGGGTACGCTTCGAACAAGGACAGGAAAAACCTGGTAGCGGGATGGAACTGGGGAATGAAATACATGGACCCTCCCCTTCCCGGCCCCAATCCCTGTCTTGTCGAACGAATGGCTGAAATACGGCAGCCACGATACGTCCCACCGGAGGAAGATTTCTGGAAAGCTTACGCGATTGCCGAAGGACAGGACAAGGTCATGCTACTGGCCTTTCTCCATTTGGCGGCTCGTCGAGGTGAAATTTTCCGTCTGACTTGGGAGGACATCGATTTTGGTAATAGCCGAGTGAGACTATGGACCCGAAAGCGCCAAGGTGGCACCTACGAGTATGATTGGTTGCCCATGACCAGAGAACTGCGAAAATCGATGCTATGGTGGTGGGAACACCGGCCTATCAAGGACAAGCCCCATGTGTTTCTATGCCTTGATCAGATAGAGTTTTGCCGGGAATATTACGGAAAACCATTTGAACACCGAAGGCACCTGATGAACAGGCTGTGCGACAAAGCTGGCGTGACCCGTTTCGGTTTCCATGCGATTCGGCACCTGTCCGCATCGCTATTGTTCAATCTTGGATATGAAGTTTCGGTGATTCAAACAATCCTTCGGCATCAGAGCCCTAATACGACTGTGCGTTATTTGCATAGCATCGGAATTGAGAGGGTCAGAAATGCCTTGGAGGATTTGAAGTGCAGCGGCGCGGAAGTGATTTCGATGCCGGTGAATCATAAGCAATCTGGCTAA
- a CDS encoding DUF932 domain-containing protein: MKPNLTTLGKVFDRVDAMSANCFDQNIAVPDISFDNLDIVRIAGEPHPLRPVAQRSISNRLGIPYPYLTRCPADVQAMNLNHWIKHEKNDQLLFRFDGQEVRAVFTTKYIPVDNFEVMERLDSLGYKPETPVQCHLDTEFMSLSIPDGAKAFDINGDKFKPGISISNSEVGLASLSIAAFVLRLVCTNGLVAKSDVSASYRHVSTKILNEFPQVMDKVSFELGAQREQFRLSLESRVDNPESTLASFNRQFALNGGEKDAVEWAWPQEAGETMFHVVNTYTRAAQKEDLPAESSFRLSRVGGNILGMLN; the protein is encoded by the coding sequence ATGAAACCCAATTTGACTACTCTTGGCAAAGTGTTCGATCGCGTGGATGCAATGTCGGCAAACTGCTTTGATCAGAACATCGCCGTGCCGGACATATCGTTTGATAACCTGGACATCGTTCGCATTGCAGGAGAGCCCCATCCGCTAAGACCTGTGGCGCAACGATCCATATCCAATCGCCTGGGGATTCCATACCCCTATTTGACCAGATGTCCTGCCGATGTGCAGGCAATGAACCTGAACCACTGGATCAAGCATGAGAAAAATGACCAATTGCTGTTCCGGTTCGATGGCCAGGAGGTACGGGCCGTGTTTACCACCAAGTATATTCCCGTGGATAATTTCGAGGTGATGGAGCGTCTGGATTCTCTGGGATACAAACCCGAGACCCCGGTTCAATGTCATCTGGATACAGAGTTCATGTCGTTGAGCATCCCCGATGGCGCAAAGGCGTTTGACATCAACGGAGACAAATTCAAACCGGGCATCTCCATATCCAATTCTGAAGTGGGCCTGGCATCGCTATCCATTGCGGCGTTTGTGTTGAGACTGGTCTGCACCAATGGTCTGGTGGCCAAGTCGGACGTGTCGGCGTCGTATCGGCATGTCAGCACCAAGATCCTGAATGAGTTTCCCCAGGTGATGGATAAGGTGTCATTTGAGTTGGGCGCTCAGCGGGAACAGTTCCGGTTGTCGCTGGAATCCCGGGTGGATAATCCCGAATCGACGCTGGCCAGTTTCAATCGTCAGTTTGCGTTGAACGGTGGTGAAAAGGACGCTGTGGAGTGGGCATGGCCTCAGGAAGCGGGAGAGACCATGTTCCATGTGGTCAACACGTATACCAGAGCTGCACAGAAGGAGGATTTGCCGGCCGAATCCAGTTTTCGACTGTCGCGTGTCGGCGGAAATATTTTGGGGATGTTGAACTGA
- a CDS encoding HU family DNA-binding protein, which yields MNKLELIQALKDTQNLTKTEAIKCVDIFFGEMAKALEKGDRVEIRGLCSFHIKTYDSYTGRNPRSGEKVVVKPKKLPFFKVGTELKKRVDR from the coding sequence ATGAACAAACTCGAACTCATCCAGGCCCTGAAAGATACCCAGAACCTGACCAAGACCGAAGCAATCAAGTGTGTCGATATATTTTTCGGTGAAATGGCCAAAGCGCTTGAAAAAGGTGACCGGGTTGAAATCCGGGGATTGTGCTCGTTTCACATCAAAACATATGATTCATATACCGGGCGCAATCCGAGATCGGGTGAGAAGGTCGTCGTCAAACCAAAGAAGCTGCCCTTTTTTAAAGTGGGAACGGAGTTGAAGAAGCGGGTGGATCGATAA
- a CDS encoding IS1634 family transposase produces the protein MYLRTIKRKNKDGSVVEYVQLANNVWNKDKGFAQAQVIHSFGRSDQLDVEALKRLIKSASRFLDPQDAIRLERQSSDLKFISSRPAGGAHLLKGLWQRLNIDDCLKKALDQRSFTAPVADALFAMVANRALAPSSKLAIEQWAAEQVYLGDHPALQVQHFYRAMDFLLEHGEAIQKEVFWSTANLLNLTVDLIFFDTTNTYFEIDEPGPSDLKAYGKSKQRRDDLPQVTIGLAVTREGIPVRCWVLPGNQHDSQCVDQVQKDLNSWNLGRVVWVMDRGMSSEENQRILQRGCGQYILGEKLSGNHLNEAALATPGRFKVVSDNLHIKEVFAGEGTGRRRYVIAYNPQQAELDRINREQILERLSCELEVLNRKNKTKAQCKLMLHRSMGRYVKELKSGKLKIDKAKVAQDEKLDGKYLLSTSDQHLSAEDIALGYKQLLEVEQAFRTLKSTLCLRPVYHSKDDRIRSHVLICWLALLLIRIAEVETEQTWPRIRRQMQQLNLIEFFDNNGRILQHTELTANQRNILNKLKIKPPKRVLKVDLAS, from the coding sequence ATGTATCTGCGAACCATAAAGCGCAAAAACAAAGACGGCTCGGTCGTAGAATATGTCCAGCTGGCCAACAACGTCTGGAACAAGGATAAGGGCTTTGCCCAAGCGCAAGTCATTCACTCCTTCGGCCGCAGCGACCAACTTGACGTTGAGGCTTTAAAGCGCCTGATAAAAAGCGCCAGCCGCTTTCTCGACCCGCAAGATGCCATCCGTCTCGAACGTCAAAGCAGCGATCTAAAATTCATCAGCAGCCGGCCTGCCGGTGGTGCCCATCTATTGAAGGGCCTGTGGCAAAGGCTCAATATCGACGATTGCTTGAAAAAGGCCCTGGATCAGCGATCCTTTACCGCTCCGGTGGCCGATGCCCTGTTTGCTATGGTGGCCAACCGGGCGCTTGCGCCGTCATCAAAGCTGGCCATCGAACAGTGGGCGGCCGAACAGGTATATCTTGGCGACCATCCAGCGCTGCAGGTCCAGCACTTTTACCGTGCCATGGATTTTTTGCTCGAGCACGGCGAAGCCATACAAAAAGAAGTATTTTGGTCCACGGCCAATCTGCTCAACCTGACCGTCGATCTGATTTTTTTCGATACCACCAACACCTATTTCGAGATCGATGAGCCGGGGCCTTCGGATTTGAAGGCCTACGGCAAATCCAAGCAAAGGCGCGATGATCTGCCCCAGGTAACCATCGGTCTTGCGGTCACCCGCGAGGGCATTCCAGTGCGCTGCTGGGTGCTGCCGGGCAATCAGCACGACAGCCAATGCGTCGATCAGGTACAAAAAGACCTGAACAGCTGGAACCTGGGCCGGGTAGTCTGGGTGATGGACCGCGGCATGAGCAGCGAGGAAAATCAGCGCATTCTGCAGCGTGGCTGCGGCCAGTACATACTGGGTGAAAAGCTCAGCGGCAATCATCTCAATGAAGCGGCGCTGGCCACACCGGGACGCTTTAAAGTCGTTTCCGACAATCTTCACATCAAAGAAGTCTTTGCCGGTGAAGGCACCGGCCGGCGCCGCTATGTGATTGCCTACAATCCGCAGCAGGCAGAGCTTGACCGCATCAATCGAGAGCAGATCCTCGAACGCTTGTCTTGTGAGCTGGAAGTTCTCAATCGCAAGAATAAAACCAAGGCTCAATGCAAGTTGATGCTGCACCGCTCCATGGGCCGTTATGTCAAAGAGCTAAAAAGCGGCAAGCTCAAAATCGATAAAGCCAAAGTTGCCCAAGACGAAAAGCTTGACGGCAAGTATCTGCTGTCCACAAGCGATCAGCATTTGTCAGCCGAAGATATCGCCTTGGGCTACAAACAGCTGCTGGAAGTTGAACAGGCTTTTAGAACACTGAAAAGCACCTTGTGCCTGAGGCCGGTATATCACTCCAAAGACGATCGCATCCGTTCCCATGTTCTTATCTGCTGGCTGGCGCTTTTGCTGATCCGCATCGCCGAAGTGGAAACCGAGCAGACCTGGCCCAGGATCCGTAGGCAAATGCAGCAGCTAAATTTAATCGAATTTTTTGACAATAATGGGCGTATTCTACAGCACACCGAACTGACCGCCAATCAACGCAACATATTGAATAAGCTTAAAATAAAACCTCCCAAACGGGTCCTGAAAGTCGATTTGGCCTCATAA
- a CDS encoding single-stranded DNA-binding protein has translation MINQLILIGNLGKDPESFFGSEGNQITSYPLAFKSGRDKTSWIKCVCFDNNAEVAEKYLHTGARVCVVGYLQQTKWKTNDGENRSSFEMIVNKIEFIKTDGRGFGDNPADDVPI, from the coding sequence ATGATCAATCAACTGATCCTGATTGGTAATCTCGGGAAAGACCCAGAATCTTTTTTCGGGAGCGAAGGGAACCAAATCACATCATACCCTCTTGCATTCAAATCGGGACGCGACAAAACCAGCTGGATCAAATGTGTCTGTTTCGACAACAACGCCGAGGTCGCTGAAAAATACCTCCATACGGGCGCCCGTGTATGTGTTGTCGGGTATCTTCAGCAAACAAAGTGGAAAACCAACGATGGCGAAAACCGAAGCAGTTTCGAGATGATTGTAAACAAGATTGAATTCATCAAAACAGACGGCAGAGGATTTGGAGACAACCCAGCCGATGATGTCCCTATCTGA
- a CDS encoding DUF488 domain-containing protein — translation MHRIYTIGHSNHETEHFIRLLKMHGITAVCDVRSEPYSKYNPQFNRNSIKQSLGDADVEYFYLGNRLGAWIDDPTCYIDGIVQYDRVGKTKTFRDGLDWIKIESNNYNLALMCGEKEPVGCHRMYLVCRHIRGEFEIMHILADGNLENNRKAEQRMMKDLKIPEVLTFDEIGDPIERAYVEMGKISALKHPKNKHKNYSGRK, via the coding sequence ATGCATAGAATCTATACCATTGGTCATTCAAATCACGAGACCGAACACTTCATCCGACTGTTAAAGATGCATGGAATAACAGCTGTTTGTGACGTTCGTTCAGAGCCGTACAGCAAATATAATCCTCAGTTTAATCGTAATTCAATTAAGCAGAGTCTGGGTGACGCGGATGTCGAATATTTCTACTTGGGAAATAGACTCGGAGCGTGGATTGATGACCCCACCTGCTATATAGACGGAATAGTACAGTATGATCGAGTAGGGAAAACCAAAACTTTCAGAGACGGGTTGGATTGGATAAAAATAGAGAGTAATAATTACAACTTAGCCCTAATGTGCGGAGAAAAAGAGCCCGTAGGATGCCATCGGATGTATTTAGTATGTCGTCACATTCGGGGAGAATTTGAAATCATGCACATCTTGGCGGATGGAAATTTGGAAAACAATCGCAAAGCGGAACAGCGTATGATGAAGGATCTAAAAATTCCTGAAGTGTTGACCTTCGACGAGATTGGCGATCCGATAGAAAGGGCCTATGTGGAAATGGGCAAAATAAGTGCGCTCAAACATCCGAAAAATAAACACAAAAATTATTCAGGAAGAAAATAA